The segment tcatctggattctgcgggatcaacgcatagaagacagtacagaggctacggtctccttgaatacgattgaccagaacattactatcccagtgatgtgactatccgtggagagtagtactgattctactgagactcctaagggagctccaagggatttgtttgcactcgaaaagattacatccatatttgtctctacacacaattctcaattctaaattcagtcgaggtcaaaccaATTGAGTTACcaattaattacaatacaatcggggccttacaaggctttcccctttattcatcttactctctctttgtatcaacaatacattgcgtgagtattgaagaatccgttaAATCAGACTCCTGTGTCTTGGTTTTCTAAATGACAGTCTACGGTTGAAACGGCTACGTACGGTtcagagtttgttgctgctcgttTGGCTACGGAGCAAATTATCGACATGCGTCTTACactacgtatgatgggtattcctttGGACAGTCCTGCTTGGctccttggcgacaatcagagcattgttACCAGCTCGACTTTGCCTCATTCTGTTCTTTCTAAGCGACACAATGCCCTTGCGTACCATCGCGTCCGTGAGgcgattgcttttggaaTCATGCATTTTTTATGGATTGAGGGTAAGGACAACGCTAGCGATGTGTTGACCAAACCTCTCGGTCATGcagttgcttggcctttgattcagcctttgttgttttggaaaggtgagaCGAAATCTCCCGttcgttctgtttcgagtacctcacagtggggagtgtcaactggaatgacagttttgagtaccggttcgcgcgatggcgcgcactacttgggtcgtggcacccaaggcgagcctgtcaaaactaatcttgtgtgtttggtcacaaatcccgacacggatgtttttggacaggcgcaatcccagctgagtattcagaaacatgatgtgactgtttcgggactcgatcgttgccatgctaaggagcatggtaactatgatgaatgtgcccacggtgccatgtataacaccgtggagaatagtggAACGGACCAtgatggcgcttggcagatcgtggggccgaatggaaagtgaacagattagctctttagtttagagtttataaatcttaacaacgattgtgtgaaaaccatattcgttagttcgtatctcttcgttagaagccagacgagtcttgatcacctcatgctgtcttcagaagccaggagatacttgacgttgacatacaattgctatgtttccggagccgcatgtgcttagtctccacttgtcggtttacacgaccaagatggactgggatataattggaacatcgaaaatacgattgaagcaataaagggcctatcacaagacacatggtgggactgaagaagaacagctactcaccataggtgttgtgcatgggactcatagttctggaggtatatatacatgtgggagaaagattgtctattgagattatggaagttgtggaagatcaatgatgagctggcactttgtgggattgttcactggactgaacaacagattgactagtttgtagcatgtaattttccactcaatgttttagaaattctttgatccaaatattgcattatagcataggtccttgcatccgctgtctaacccgtggggagcgttgtcagcaagtgagttttacagtccctaagcttgcttaggtgtatcacaggtcgttcgtcataacgcccacctttgtttaccacacactgtcataacagcgatctgtcctcggttgtgctttggtagtactccgtaacagattaacagtcttgagtcttgacagcacgtcaaaccactgctgcccattgcacagttgtttgtggtaaacacatcttgaggtcttcgctcaagacggtttccaaacttcgtacttggtgtacattgtttggttactaactgctgacatcttttgtttgttacatcaagtgTCAGAGTTGCCACCTTAAGTGgggtatttatcggcttgtgtaacgcattggttggaagctgctaccctacttcctcacggtaactggtattgagaacccACTGGTACAGCTTCAGGGATTGTCAATAAGTTTCTGTGgcttccctacttcctcgaAATCACTGGTGTCGAGAgccccttggagtcttcagggtttgacgacaagttgtttcgtgacgTCGGGTTGCTATAGTTgggtgaggtagaaataccaataggctcaaggactccaaccctgattccggttgggacgggcTTACGACCCGGCTTAAAATAGTACAGGGGGACTATCAAACGCCCGACACTTCGTGTTTGCGTGTGTGCGGAACggacactgcctacggaggcAGGGCAAGGGACCCAAACCCATAagtgtttctttttcgttttgagaaCCGCAAAAACCTTTCTTATTGGTTTGGCTACCCAACCCATCATGTTAGCAAGCACTGGACAAATGACCAGCAGCACTGTCTtctcgcattttttggataaagTTTTCTCAATTCCCCAAGGGCATCCGATTCGGCTTAGCTTTGCTCAGCAAGGGTATGATACCGTGGAAGACCTTCTCGGTATTTGTGAGAATGAACTTGGTACCTTTGGGTATGTTcctccaacaagcttggaCACCAATGACAACCCCCAGTGGACCCCATTGCTCATGGCACACCGACAgatccttcgccattttctaCGTTGGCAGGCCTCACTTGAACGGAAAAAGGGAAGTTCTTTAGATGATTCTGAGCTTGTTGCGTTGACCAGTAGTGACTTTGCCTTCTATAAACGGTCGGCACTTGGTCAAGTTTCAAGCGTATTGACCACTgcaacatcttcttcgagcgCCCCGGGCATACCTAACAAACCTCGGTCGGTTTTTAACGGACAGAAGAAACCTGTTTATTGTAAAGAAGATGCAACTACCCTGTctgtcaacaacaccaaTGCAATCACGTACTGTTCGAGTGTACATTCTGCATTGAGATCCGGAGCAACCAACCTTGACCTTAtgccacaggatggggagagtattCCTAAACCCATCAGCTTTGTCAAGCCCCTTCAAACTGAAACCAACAATTCCTGTGCCTTTAAGGGTTTACCTGGTTTCACTCCTGACAACCTCATTGGAAAAACTTTTCTAACCGACagtcaggatgatggggagctATTTCGTGAACGGCAAACTTTCCCAACTGAtactcaggatgatggggagcaacTGTGTGAATGCAATACGGGAAAATTTCTGGAATGTGATAAACCATCtgatgaaaaaatttcgGAGGGACTTGTAATCAGTGATGACAAGTATGATGAAACTCTAGTTGGCAACGAAGTTCTAGACAATCACGAAACCAATCTAGATGAAAAATTGCAAGACACAGACGGACCGTGGTGTATTGAGGGCATTTTCGCATGCAAAGGACCTTTCCCCTCTTCACACATGTCAGAAATCTACGAAAGTTCTAGATACCATGTGTTTGATTGGGGACCTAGCTACGGATTGCTAGATGCCATACAGGTCAACAACCTTGAAATATGTGCTACCTATGCTAAACACCAAGATCTACTAGACACATTGGGAGGGAATCATTCCAACTGGTTTGCAACTAGAGTTGAAGAGTTTCAAGGACTTCTTGACCAAGATTGTCTGAGGTGCTTTAAACATTCCCCTGTCTTCAAATCTGAGTGCCAACTCCCTCATGACCCTAACAAAGCTGTAGCTATTGACAAGTCAAATGGAAATAGCAACTGGCAGGATGATAAGAGCTTCGAAAGGGGCAAGCCTTGTGAGCATATTTTTATTGCGAAACGGGAGGATCTGGTGCACAGCAACCAAGTCTCAAACGCACCGGAAGAGTACAAGAAGATCCTCATCCATATGGTCTACAACGTCAAGCATGACGGAAGGCACATTTCTCACAACATGATAACAGTGCATTCTGTGACAGGAGTTCTTTGTCTCATCAACATACGGCATAACTCGTTGTCCTACCCGCAAGTTTGCAAGGCAATCCCAGATGATGTTACCTATGCTCTGAAGATCCTAAGTGGTGAGATCCTTAGTGGTGAGAACAAAGATGATGTGCtcagcaagttttggaatttgCTACAAATGTGGCCACTTGTCAACCTTCTCCTGTTTGGGAAGGgggacaaatcaaattgtgaggCAAGGACATCTATAGCATCAAgacaggccgatggggagtgttacggtacactaccttgcggcatgtccctcggacagtttccacttggtaaggaaagtctaagtgtgagccaatccgatggacgcagcggttacgtgtcccatatggagtttgtgtcggccttattgcgcaaatctaccgtatttgagttaccctgttgtggtttacctccttgcgacatgtcttgtggaaattattcactaaacacggatgtcgcaagtgtgaatcaaaactatgcacatggagttaaggaggcatgcacagaaatgataccaaagccttgttccgtggccacgtggactcacaataatcgaaaCGTTTGTACaatgtcaactggaatgacagttttgagtaccggttcgcgcgatggcgcgcactacttgggtcgtggcacccaaggcgagcctgtcgaaactaatcttgtgtgtttggtcacaaatcccgacacggatgtttttggacaggcgcaatcccagctgagtattcagaaacatgatgtgactgtttcgggactcgattgttgccatgctaaggagcatggtaactatgatgaatgtgcccacggtgccgtgtataacaccgtggagaatagtggaacggaccacgatggcgcttggcagatcgtggggccgaatggaaagtgaacagattagctctctagtttagagtttataaatcttaacaacgattgtgtgaaaaccatattcgttagttcgtatctcttcgttagaagccagacgagtcttgatcacctcgtgctgtcttcagaagccaggagatacttgacgttgacagattaacagtcttggattgctaatcactttgctcccgtttgtTTGGAGATTGTCTGGTTCTGTGGCAGAACGGCAATAAAACAATCCGTTGGGTAAGACcagtggcattgttgttgttttcgatCTGCTGACGAGTCGATCGAATTAATCGTTATCtcgcttgtccttggtgcacgagatattgtgtttgtctcgtttgtccttggtgcacgagatTCTGTTGTGTGTGAATGACCCGACagttgcgttcgagaatcatccctgctttgaccatggacCCTCTTGAACATGTTCTTGTGAACCTTTTGGGAGCGACGACAccggattcgtcgtaccgtcggttctttgaagagtacgGTATTACTCAGGCCAGCGAGTTGGCCTCAATCACCGAGAATCGTCTTGCAACGGTGTCATATGGTGTTTTGACCCCTTCTGTGGGAGATACCCCTGCTACCATTGTTCGTATGTTTCTTCCGCCTGCCCAGCAGGATCGGATCTTGAAAATTGTCAAATGGTTCCTCTCGAAAGGTACCGACGTGACAAACGAAACATGGTTTGAACTTACCCCTGAAGTCCTTGAGTATTGGCAACCAGCCTCTGCTATTGTTGCCCCTGCTACCCCTGTTGGATCGGATGCTCGGAGTTCCTTTGTTGAAAGTGCTGCCGCAAAGTTTCGGAAGACAATCAAGAATCACTCCGTTCCGTACCCAAAGTTCAGTGAAGACCGTTTTTGGGTCACTTGgaatacgaatattcgtatcaAGCTCCGTATCCATGGCGTCCAGTTGGTTCTTGACCCGGATTATTTGCCCgagaccgtcgacgagacggatacatttgtcgaaatgcagaactttgtctttggcgtgTTCAACGATATATTGTTGACCCCTCGTGCGCGTGGAATCCTCCACAAGCATGTGGATGAATTGGATGCTCAGGCTGTTTACCGCGACCTTGTTGCCTCGTACGGTAAAGGTATCAATGCGCAGATCACTGCCACATCCATTGAAACAAAGCTCACTTTGTACTCATTTgcgacttcaaagagcaagacctgtgttgcttttttgacgacTTGGCGCAATTTGATTTACGATCTTGAACGGATCAACGAGTTCCCCTTACCGGATCACCAGAAGAGCGTACGACTCAAGTCAGCTGTCCGTTCccatccgcaattgaaacttttcctcGGAAATGTTCAGCTTTACTCTCGGACCCATGTGGGTAAGAGGGNNNNNNNNNNNNNNNNNNNNNNNNNNNNNNNNNNNNNNNNNNNNNNNNNNNNNNNNNNNNNNNNNNNNNNNNNNNNNNNNNNNNNNNNNNNNNNNNNNNNNNNNNNNNNNNNNNNNNNNNNNNNNNNNNNNNNNNNNNNNNNNNNNNNNNNNNNNNNNNNNNNNNNNNNNNNNNNNNNNNNNNNNNNNNNNNNNNNNNNNNNNNNNNNNNNNNNNNNNNNNNNNNNNNNNNNNNNNNNNNNNNNNNNNNNNNNNNNNNNNNNNNNNNNNNNNNNNNNNNNNNNNNNNNNNNNNNNNNNNNNNNNNNNNNNNNNNNNNNNNNNNNNNNNNNNNNNNNNNNNNNNNNNNNNNNNNNNNNNNNNNNNNNNNNNNNNNNNNNNNNNNNNNNNNNNNNNNNNNNNNNNNNNNNNNNNNNNNNNNNNNNNNNNNNNNNNNNNNNNNNNNNNNNNNNNNNNNNNNNNNNNNNNNNNNNNNNNNNNNNNNNNNNNNNNNNNNNNNNNNNNNNNNNNNNNNNNNNNNNNNNNNNNNNNNNNNNNNNNNNNNNNNNNNNNNNNNNNNNNNNNNNNNNNNNNNNNNNNNNNNNNNNNNNNNNNNNNNNNNNNNNNNNNNNNNNNNNNNNNNNNNNNNNNNNNNNNNNNNNNNNNNNNNNNNNNNNNNNNNNNNNNNNNNNNNNNNNNNNNNNNNNNNNNNNNNNNNNNNNNNNNNNNNNNNNNNNNNNNNNNNNNNNNNNNNNNNNNNNNNNNNNNNNNNNNNNNNNNNNNNNNNNNNNNNNNNNNNNNNNNNNNNNNNNNNNNNNNNNNNNNNNNNNNNNNNNNNNNNNNNNNNNNNNNNNNNNNNNNNNNNNNNNNNNNNNNNNNNNNNNNNNNNNNNNNNNNNNNNNNNNNNNNNNNNNNNNNNNNNNNNNNNNNNNNNNNNNNNNNNNNNNNNNNNNNNNNNNNNNNNNNNNNNNNNNNNNNNNNNNNNNNNNNNNNNNNNNNNNNNNNNNNNNNNNNNNNNNNNNNNNNNNNNNNNNNNNNNNNNNNNNNNNNNNNNNNNNNNNNNNNNNNNNNNNNNNNNNNNNNNNNNNNNNNNNNNNNNNNNNNNNNNNNNNNNNNNNNNNNNNNNNNNNNNNNNNNNNNNNNNNNNNNNNNNNNNNNNNNNNNNNNNNNNNNNNNNNNNNNNNNNNNNNNNNNNNNNNNNNNNNNNNNNNNNNNNNNNNNNNNNNNNNNNNNNNNNNNNNNNNNNNNNNNNNNNNNNNNNNNNNNNNNNNNNNNNNNNNNNNNNNNNNNNNNNNNNNNNNNNNNNNNNNNNNNNNNNNNNNNNNNNNNNNNNNNNNNNNNNNNNNNNNNNNNNNNNNNNNNNNNNNNNNNNNNNNNNNNNNNNNNNNNNNNNNNNNNNNNNNNNNNNNNNNNNNNNNNNNNNNNNNNNNNNNNNNNNNNNNNNNNNNNNNNNNNNNNNNNNNNNNNNNNNNNNNNNNNNNNNNNNNNNNNNNNNNNNNNNNNNNNNNNNNNNNNNNNNNNNNNNNNNNNNNNNNNNNNNNNNNNNNNNNNNNNNNNNNNNNNNNNNNNNNNNNNNNNNNNNNNNNNNNNNNNNNNNNNNNNNNNNNNNNNNNNNNNNNNNNNNNNNNNNNNNNNNNNNNNNNNNNNNNNNNNNNNNNNNNNNNNNNNNNNNNNNNNNNNNNNNNNNNNNNNNNNNNNNNNNNNNNNNNNNNNNNNNNNNNNNNNNNNNNNNNNNNNNNNNNNNNNNNNNNNNNNNNNNNNNNNNNNNNNNNNNNNNNNNNNNNNNNNNNNNNNNNNNNNNNNNNNNNNNNNNNNNNNNNNNNNNNNNNNNNNNNNNNNNNNNNNNNNNNNNNNNNNNNNNNNNNNNNNNNNNNNNNNNNNNNNNNNNNNNNNNNNNNNNNNNNNNNNNNNNNNNNNNNNNNNNNNNNNNNNNNNNNNNNNNNNNNNNNNNNNNNNNNNNNNNNNNNNNNNNNNNNNNNNNNNNNNNNNNNNNNNNNNNNNNNNNNNNNNNNNNNNNNNNNNNNNNNNNNNNNNNNNNNNNNNNNNNNNNNNNNNNNNNNNNNNNNNNNNNNNNNNNNNNNNNNNNNNNNNNNNNNNNNNNNNNNNNNNNNNNNNNNNNNNNNNNNNNNNNNNNNNNNNNNNNNNNNNNNNNNNNNNNNNNNNNNNNNNNNNNNNNNNNNNNNNNNNNNNNNNNNNNNNNNNNNNNNNNNNNNNNNNNNNNNNNNNNNNNNNNNNNNNNNNNNNNNNNNNNNNNNNNNNNNNNNNNNNNNNNNNNNNNNNNNNNNNNNNNNNNNNNNNNNNNNNNNNNNNNNNNNNNNNNNNNNNNNNNNNNNNNNNNNNNNNNNNNNNNNNNNNNNNNNNNNNNNNNNNNNNNNNNNNNNNNNNNNNNNNNNNNNNNNNNNNNNNNNNNNNNNNNNNNNNNNNNNNNNNNNNNNNNNNNNNNNNNNNNNNNNNNNNNNNNNNNNNNNNNNNNNNNNNNNNNNNNNNNNNNNNNNNNNNNNNNNNNNNNNNNNNNNNNNNNNNNNNNNNNNNNNNNNNNNNNNNNNNNNNNNNNNNNNNNNNNNNNNNNNNNNNNNNNNNNNNNNNNNNNNNNNNNNNNNNNNNNNNNNNNNNNNNNNNNNNNNNNNNNNNNNNNNNNNNNNNNNNNNNNNNNNNNNNNNNNNNNNNNNNNNNNNNNNNNNNNNNNNNNNNNNNNNNNNNNNNNNNNNNNNNNNNNNNNNNNNNNNNNNNNNNNNNNNNNNNNNNNNNNNNNNNNNNNNNNNNNNNNNNNNNNNNNNNNNNNNNNNNNNNNNNNNNNNNNNNNNNNNNNNNNNNNNNNNNNNNNNNNNNNNNNNNNNNNNNNNNNNNNNNNNNNNNNNNNNNNNNNNNNNNNNNNNNNNNNNNNNNNNNNNNNNNNNNNNNNNNNNNNNNNNNNNNNNNNNNNNNNNNNNNNNNNNNNNNNNNNNNNNNNNNNNNNNNNNNNNNNNNNNNNNNNNNNNNNNNNNNNNNNNNNNNNNNNNNNNNNNNNNNNNNNNNNNNNNNNNNNNNNNNNNNNNNNNNNNNNNNNNNNNNNNNNNNNNNNNNNNNNNNNNNNNNNNNNNNNNNNNNNNNNNNNNNNNNNNNNNNNN is part of the Phaeodactylum tricornutum CCAP 1055/1 PHATR_bd_29x34 genomic scaffold, whole genome shotgun sequence genome and harbors:
- a CDS encoding predicted protein, translating into MHFLWIEGKDNASDVLTKPLGHAVAWPLIQPLLFWKGETKSPVRSVSSTSQWGVSTGMTVLSTGSRDGAHYLGRGTQGEPVKTNLVCLVTNPDTDVFGQAQSQLSIQKHDVTVSGLDRCHAKEHGNYDECAHGAMYNTVENSGTDHDGAWQIVGPNGK
- a CDS encoding predicted protein, whose product is MSLGQFPLGKESLSVSQSDGRSGYVSHMEFVSALLRKSTVFELPCCGLPPCDMSCGNYSLNTDVASVNQNYAHGVKEACTEMIPKPCSVATWTHNNRNVCTMSTGMTVLSTGSRDGAHYLGRGTQGEPVETNLVCLVTNPDTDVFGQAQSQLSIQKHDVTVSGLDCCHAKEHGNYDECAHGAVYNTVENSGTDHDGAWQIVGPNGK
- a CDS encoding predicted protein, giving the protein MDPLEHVLVNLLGATTPDSSYRRFFEEYGITQASELASITENRLATVSYGVLTPSVGDTPATIVRMFLPPAQQDRILKIVKWFLSKGTDVTNETWFELTPEVLEYWQPASAIVAPATPVGSDARSSFVESAAAKFRKTIKNHSVPYPKFSEDRFWVTWNTNIRIKLRIHGVQLVLDPDYLPETVDETDTFVEMQNFVFGVFNDILLTPRARGILHKHVDELDAQAVYRDLVASYGKAHFVLICDFKEQDLCCFFDDLAQFDLRS